The Acidimicrobiia bacterium genome includes a window with the following:
- the msrA gene encoding peptide-methionine (S)-S-oxide reductase MsrA: MFGHKSQMISPSDALDGRPAAIPTTDTHFVNGNPIHPPFPDGIETAVFGMGCFWGAEKLFWETPGVFSTAVGYAGGFTPNPTYEEVCSALTGHTEVVLVAFDPKQISFDAVLRLFWENHDPTQGMRQGADRGTQYRSAIYTQSDDQADAAKRSRDMFQAELKKSGFGEITTEIQPLGDFYYAEGYHQQYLEKNPNGYCPDHSCGVGFPG, encoded by the coding sequence ATGTTCGGTCACAAATCCCAGATGATCTCTCCGTCCGACGCTCTCGATGGTCGCCCGGCGGCGATCCCCACCACCGACACCCATTTCGTCAACGGCAACCCGATCCACCCGCCCTTCCCAGATGGGATCGAGACGGCGGTGTTCGGGATGGGGTGCTTCTGGGGGGCCGAGAAGCTGTTCTGGGAGACGCCGGGAGTCTTCAGCACCGCGGTGGGCTACGCCGGTGGGTTCACCCCCAACCCCACCTATGAAGAGGTGTGCTCAGCGCTAACGGGCCACACCGAAGTGGTGCTGGTCGCCTTCGATCCGAAACAGATCTCGTTTGACGCGGTGCTCCGGCTGTTCTGGGAGAACCACGACCCCACTCAGGGCATGCGCCAGGGCGCCGACCGCGGCACCCAGTACCGCTCGGCGATCTATACCCAGTCGGACGATCAGGCCGACGCCGCCAAGCGCAGCCGCGACATGTTCCAGGCCGAGTTGAAGAAGTCAGGCTTCGGCGAGATCACCACCGAGATCCAGCCGCTGGGCGACTTCTACTACGCCGAGGGCTACCACCAGCAATATCTAGAGAAGAACCCCAACGGCTACTGCCCGGATCACTCGTGCGGAGTGGGGTTTCCGGGGTGA